The Imtechella halotolerans DNA window AATTGAACAAATGAAAAAACACATTAATTCGCCTTACTTATGACAATAGCGCATAGCTACATTGTGGCCTTTTTAGAAGTATATGAATGGTTTATCGCAGGATATGTGTTTCTGTATATGACGCTGTACCTACTTTTTGCGTTCTTATCCTATTATGCCATACGAAAATATGTCACCAAACGATTTTATATTAATGAAGAAGTGCTTTTGAAATCAAATGAGGCGCTTGGAGTTTCTGTAGTTGCGCCTGCATTTAATGAGGCGGCTACTATCGTATATAATGTGAAGTCTTTACTGTCTTTATCCTATCCAAAGTTTGAAGTTGTTATTGTAAATGACGGGAGCACAGACGATACCTTAGAAAAATTAATTAAAGCATTTCAGTTAGTAAAGGTTGATTTTTATTATCAAGAACGTATTCCTACTCATACTGTAAGAGGTCATTATAAATCCAAAAACCCAGTGTATTCAAAGCTTTTGGTGGTGGATAAAGAAAATGGTAAATCTAAGGCTGATGCTTCAAATGCGGGAATAAACTCTTCTCAGTATCCTTTGTTTTTGTGTACAGATGTAGATTGTATCCTTAGGGCAGATACTATAGTGAAGTTGGTGAAGCCATTTATTGAGAGTAAGACTAAGGTGATCGCTACTGGTGCAGCCATAAGAAGTTCTAACGCTTGTAGTGTTAAAGAAGGATTTATGCTGAAGGTGCATTTCCCTAATAAATGGTATCCTATGTTTCAGGAGCTTGAATATGTAAGGGCTTTTTTATTCGGTAGAATGGCATGGAGTCAAATTAATGGACTTTTGCTAGTTTCTGGAGGGCTGGGGATGTTTGATAAGGAGGTAGTAATAGAGGCTGGGGGGTATTGGCATAAATCCCTAGGAGAGGATATGGAACTGATTATTCGTATGCGTAAATTAATGTACGAAAAAAAGGAAAAGTTTAAAATTCAATACATACCGGAATCCCTGTGTTGGACGGAAGTACCTCCAACCTATAATATACTAATGCGCCAACGGATAAGGTGGGCTAGGGGATTAGTGCAAACCTTGAACCTGCATCGATCTGTAATGTTTAATCCTAAGTATAAAGGAATGGGTTTGTTTTCTATGCCTTATTTCTTGTTTTTCGAGTTTCTATCTCCTGTTATAGAACTCATTGGTATTTTTGTTATTCTTTTGAGTTTAATTATGTCCTATTTCGGTATGGGATTTATTAATTACGATTTTCTTATTTGGACCATGTTGTTTGTCTATCTTTTTTACATCAATATTACCATCATTTCGATATTGCTGGATGAACTCTTGTATAAGAGTTATGCAAATGTAAAGGAGGTAATGAAGTTAATAGGGATGTCATTGATAGAGCCTTTATTCTATCATCCTGTAGTAGTTTTGGCTGCCATTAAAGGATATTATCGTTTTTTCATGAAAAAAGAGCAAAACTGGGGAGTGATGGTTAGGCAAGGATATGAACAGGCTCAAACTCAAAAGTGATATAGATAGTAAGCTATGAAAATATTTAAAATGAAAAGTAAAAATAGAATAGGGACGCTTGGTTGTGTTATTGCTTTAGTGGGGATTATTTTAGTTTCAGGAAAGCTTCATGCTCAAAAAGTAAATACAGATAGCCTACTAGTAAGTGCCTATCAGTCCTTAAAGGATGGCCAATATATTCAGGCGATTGCGAAGGCAAGAATGGGGAAAAAGGAGGCACCGGAGTATTTGGATTTTTATGTGGTGTTGGGGCGAGCAAATCAGCTTACAAAACAGAAAGACAGTGCTCGTTATTATTACAGTCATGTGCTAGAAAGGAATGAGAAATATGAGGAAGCCTATACGTATTGGA harbors:
- a CDS encoding glycosyltransferase family 2 protein, with the protein product MTIAHSYIVAFLEVYEWFIAGYVFLYMTLYLLFAFLSYYAIRKYVTKRFYINEEVLLKSNEALGVSVVAPAFNEAATIVYNVKSLLSLSYPKFEVVIVNDGSTDDTLEKLIKAFQLVKVDFYYQERIPTHTVRGHYKSKNPVYSKLLVVDKENGKSKADASNAGINSSQYPLFLCTDVDCILRADTIVKLVKPFIESKTKVIATGAAIRSSNACSVKEGFMLKVHFPNKWYPMFQELEYVRAFLFGRMAWSQINGLLLVSGGLGMFDKEVVIEAGGYWHKSLGEDMELIIRMRKLMYEKKEKFKIQYIPESLCWTEVPPTYNILMRQRIRWARGLVQTLNLHRSVMFNPKYKGMGLFSMPYFLFFEFLSPVIELIGIFVILLSLIMSYFGMGFINYDFLIWTMLFVYLFYINITIISILLDELLYKSYANVKEVMKLIGMSLIEPLFYHPVVVLAAIKGYYRFFMKKEQNWGVMVRQGYEQAQTQK